In Pseudoxanthomonas sp. SE1, the genomic stretch CAGGATCGGGCAATCGGGACGGTCATCCCCCGAGCAGCATGTCGCCAGCTGCTGGAGTGTCGCTGCCATCTCTTGCATGTCGGCGATCCGCCGTTGCAGATCCTCGATGTGGTCCAGGGCGATACGCTTGACGTCGGCGCTGCGCCGGCGGCGGTTGCGCCAGAGCTGCAACAGGCCATCGATCTCGGCGACGGAGAATCCCAGATCCCTCGCGCGCCGGACGAAGCGCAGCACGTGGACGTCCTTTTCGGTGTAATCCCGGTAGCCTGCGTGCGTGCGGCCAGCCGGTGGAATCAACCCGATCTGCTCGTAGTAGCGGATCATCTTGGCCGATACACCCGAGGCCTTCGCCGCGTCACCGATGTTCACCTCATTCTCCTTTCGGTCCCAAGCCCGCCGCCCCGAAACTCGCCGAAGCGGCGGCACCCCTCGAAGCCGGCAGTTGGCCAGCCGACGCGGCCGTCGTCGGCGGTTGGAATCGCCGTAACCTGAGTGCGTTGCCGAGGACGAAGACGCTCGACAACGCCATGGCGCCTGCGGCGAAGACCGGCGAGAGCAAGACGCCGTACGCCGGATACAGCACACCCGCGGCAACCGGGATCAGGGCCGCGTTGTAGGCGAACGCCCAGAACAGGTTCTGCCGGATGTTGCGGATCGTCCTCTTCGACAGCGCGATGGCGTTGGGCACGCCCTTGAGGCTGCCCGACATCAGCACCACGTCGGCCGCCTCGATCGCGATATCGGTGCCCGTGCCGATGGCGATACCCACCTCGGCCTCCGCCAAGGCCGGCGCGTCGTTGATGCCATCGCCCACGAACACCAGATGGCCATGCAAGGCCCTGAGCCTGCGCACCGACTCCACCTTGCCCTCCGGCAGCACCTCGGCGACCACCTCGTCGATGCCCAGATGGCGGGCGATGGCCTCGGCCGTGCGCCGGTTGTCGCCGGTGATCATGGCCACCTTGAGACCCAACACGTGGAGCGCGGCGATGGCCTCGGGGGTTGTGTCCTTGATCGGATCGGCCACGGCGATGACGGCCGCGAGCTTGCCGCCGATCGCTGCGTAGAGCGGCGATTTGCCCTCGTCGCCCACCCGTTGCGCGTTGCCGGCGAAGGCGGTCACATCCAGCCCCAGCCGGTCCATGTAGCGGTCGGCACCGATCTGGACACCCAATCCGTCCACCTTGGCCTCGACGCCGTACCCGGTCTCGGACCTGAAGCCGGCGACCTCCGGCAAGACCAGGCCTTCGGCTTGGGCGGCCTCCACGATGGCGCGGCCGACCGGGTGTTCCGACATCGCCTCGACGGCCGCGATCCGCGCCAGCACCTGCGCCCGGTCGAAGCCCTCGGCGAGTTCCAGATCGGTGAGCACCGGCCGGCCTTCGGTCAGCGTACCGGTCTTGTCCAGCGCGACGACCTTGGCATCCTTGAGCAACTGCAAGGCCTCGCCCTTGCGGAACAACACGCCCATTTCCGCGCCGCGCCCGGTGCCGACCATGATCGAGGTGGGCGTGGCCAGCCCCATCGCGCAGGGACAGGCGATGATCAGCACGGCGACGGCGTTGACCAGCGCGAACGTCAGCGCCGGTGAGGGGCCGAAGGCGAGCCAGAGCAGGAATGTCAGCAGCGCCACGCCGATCACGGCCGGGACGAACCACGACGTCACCTGGTCGACCAGAGCCTGGATGGGTAGCTTGGAGCCCTGTGCTTCCTCGACCATGCGGATGATCCGGGAGAGCACCGTGGACTCGCCCACTGCGGTCGCGCGGAACGCCAGCGCGCCGTTCTGGTTGACCGTGCCGCCGACCACCGCGCTGCCGGCGGTCTTCGCCACCGGCACCGGCTCGCCCGTGATCATGGACTCATCGACGTAGCTGTCGCCCTCGATCACCTCGCCGTCGACCGGTACACGTTCGCCGGGCCGCACTTCGACGGTATCCCCCGGCGCCACCTCGCCGAGAGCGATCTCGGCCGTCTGCCCGTCACGGCGCACGCGCGCGGTCCGCGCCTGCAACCCGACCAGCCGCTGGATCGCCTGGGAGGCGCGCCCTCTGGCCCGCGCTTCCAGGGACCGGCCGATGAGAATCAGGGTGACGATGACGGCCGCCGCCTCGTAGTAGACGTTGACCGCCTGCGCGGGCAACAGCGCGGGCGTGAAGGTCGCGACCAGCGAGTAGGCGTAAGCGGCCAAGGTGCCGACCGCCACCAGCGAGTTCATGTCCGGCGCCAGGCGCAACAGCGCGGGGAAACCCTGCTGATAGAAGCGCCGGCCTGGCCCGAGGATCACCAGCGTCGTCAGCGCGAACTGGATGATCCAGTTCCACTGCATGCCGATGGTGCGCACGATCAGGTGATGCAGGCCGGGAACGAGGTGCGAGCCCATCTCCAGCGCGACGACCGGCAAGGTCAGCGCAATGGACACGACCACCGCGCGTTTCAGTGCCGCCTGCTCGGCCTCCTTGCGGGCTGCGTCATCGGCCTCGCGCAAGGCCGCCCGGTCGATCGGCCGTGCCGCA encodes the following:
- the cueR gene encoding Cu(I)-responsive transcriptional regulator, producing MNIGDAAKASGVSAKMIRYYEQIGLIPPAGRTHAGYRDYTEKDVHVLRFVRRARDLGFSVAEIDGLLQLWRNRRRRSADVKRIALDHIEDLQRRIADMQEMAATLQQLATCCSGDDRPDCPILADLEQPSAAAAKEPKRRRGAVDDRGVGKRKAQRG
- a CDS encoding heavy metal translocating P-type ATPase — encoded protein: MDSVAPSASLRTNAVRKTELAIEGMTCASCVGRVERALRAVPGVMAARVNLATERAVVEGGADSPLLIQAIDDAGYAARPIDRAALREADDAARKEAEQAALKRAVVVSIALTLPVVALEMGSHLVPGLHHLIVRTIGMQWNWIIQFALTTLVILGPGRRFYQQGFPALLRLAPDMNSLVAVGTLAAYAYSLVATFTPALLPAQAVNVYYEAAAVIVTLILIGRSLEARARGRASQAIQRLVGLQARTARVRRDGQTAEIALGEVAPGDTVEVRPGERVPVDGEVIEGDSYVDESMITGEPVPVAKTAGSAVVGGTVNQNGALAFRATAVGESTVLSRIIRMVEEAQGSKLPIQALVDQVTSWFVPAVIGVALLTFLLWLAFGPSPALTFALVNAVAVLIIACPCAMGLATPTSIMVGTGRGAEMGVLFRKGEALQLLKDAKVVALDKTGTLTEGRPVLTDLELAEGFDRAQVLARIAAVEAMSEHPVGRAIVEAAQAEGLVLPEVAGFRSETGYGVEAKVDGLGVQIGADRYMDRLGLDVTAFAGNAQRVGDEGKSPLYAAIGGKLAAVIAVADPIKDTTPEAIAALHVLGLKVAMITGDNRRTAEAIARHLGIDEVVAEVLPEGKVESVRRLRALHGHLVFVGDGINDAPALAEAEVGIAIGTGTDIAIEAADVVLMSGSLKGVPNAIALSKRTIRNIRQNLFWAFAYNAALIPVAAGVLYPAYGVLLSPVFAAGAMALSSVFVLGNALRLRRFQPPTTAASAGQLPASRGAAASASFGAAGLGPKGE